The Anaerobaca lacustris genome has a window encoding:
- a CDS encoding transposase, with amino-acid sequence MARASRIVIAGCAHHVMQRGNDRQEVFGADEDREVFLAYLRDASERFGLTVEGYCLMGNHVHLIATPQQEESLALALKRTNQLYAQYANRRHGRSGHLWQDRFFSCAIGDSHFWKALAYVERHPVRAKLCRKPWRWVWSSAAAHCGGRDGSGLLDLDAWSEQIDPAWWKDHIDEPEDETEMRELRLWTSRGRPWGSDRFVRKIEARLGKRLRPRPPGRPKKKPEKRVRPR; translated from the coding sequence GATGCAGCGGGGCAACGACCGGCAGGAGGTGTTTGGGGCGGATGAGGACCGGGAGGTCTTTCTGGCCTATCTGCGGGATGCGTCGGAGCGGTTCGGCCTCACGGTCGAGGGATACTGCCTGATGGGCAATCACGTCCATCTGATTGCCACGCCGCAGCAGGAGGAATCCCTGGCCCTGGCGCTGAAGCGGACGAACCAGTTGTACGCCCAATACGCCAACCGCCGGCACGGGCGCAGCGGGCACCTCTGGCAGGACCGCTTCTTCTCCTGCGCGATCGGCGACAGTCATTTCTGGAAGGCCCTGGCGTACGTGGAGCGCCATCCGGTTCGCGCGAAGTTGTGTCGCAAGCCGTGGCGGTGGGTCTGGAGCAGCGCCGCGGCCCACTGCGGCGGGCGGGACGGCTCCGGCCTGTTGGACCTGGACGCCTGGAGCGAGCAGATCGATCCGGCTTGGTGGAAGGACCACATCGACGAGCCCGAGGACGAAACCGAGATGCGCGAGCTTCGCCTCTGGACCAGCCGGGGCCGGCCCTGGGGCAGCGACCGGTTCGTCCGAAAGATCGAGGCCCGCCTGGGCAAACGCCTCCGCCCCCGCCCCCCCGGCCGACCGAAGAAGAAGCCAGAAAAGCGGGTGCGTCCCCGGTAG